A genomic window from Gossypium hirsutum isolate 1008001.06 chromosome D12, Gossypium_hirsutum_v2.1, whole genome shotgun sequence includes:
- the LOC107946273 gene encoding F-box/kelch-repeat protein At1g67480, whose amino-acid sequence MPAFERGKKRNKGSIECLTSLVDQDKWIHSKVNEGDKFEAIPLLPGLPDDVAKYCLALVPRSSFRSMGGVCKRWRSFIESKEFLRERTMAGMVEEWLYVLTTESDGKESRWEVLDCLGHKRQVLQLMPGPTKVGFGVTVVNGKLLAIAGYSVIDGIASASPDVYQYDSCLNRWSRLADLNVARADFACAEVNGKVYVVGGYGVEGESLSTVEVYDPDTDTWTLIESLRRPRWGCFACGLNGKLYVWCGRSSLTIGNSRFVDVYNPENRNWCEMKNGGCVMVTTHAVVEKKLFCMEWKNPRKLAIFDPNDGSWKRVWVPLTGSTSVGFRFGILDGKLLLFTVEGAHDYQTLSYDPNARPGSEWQTSNIKPSGLCLCSVTIKV is encoded by the exons ATGCCTGCTTTTGAGAGAGGAAAGAAGAGGAACAAAGGATCCATCGAATGTCTCACTTCCCTGGTTGACCAAGATAAATGGATTCATTCAAAAGTTAATGAGGGTGATAAATTTGAAGCCATCCCGTTGCTTCCGGGGCTTCCAGATGATGTGGCTAAGTATTGCTTGGCTCTTGTTCCTCGTTCGAGCTTCCGTTCCATGGGCGGTGTATGCAAGAGGTGGAGGTCGTTCATTGAAAGTAAAGAATTCTTGAGAGAGCGAACAATGGCGGGTATGGTTGAAGAATGGCTTTATGTTTTAACTACGGAATCTGACGGAAAAGAAAGTCGGTGGGAGGTTTTGGATTGTTTGGGACATAAACGTCAAGTTCTTCAACTAATGCCAGGGCCTACAAAAGTAGGGTTTGGGGTAACTGTCGTTAATGGAAAGCTTCTTGCCATAGCCGGCTATTCAGTTATCGACGGAATTGCTTCTGCCTCACCTGATGTTTACCAATATGATTCTTGCCTCAACAG ATGGAGCAGACTAGCAGACTTGAATGTTGCTCGTGCGGATTTCGCCTGCGCAGAGGTAAATGGCAAGGTTTATGTTGTCGGAGGCTACGGGGTTGAAGGTGAAAGCCTTTCCACCGTAGAGGTGTATGATCCTGACACAGATACATGGACTCTAATCGAAAGTCTCCGTCGACCACGGTGGGGTTGCTTTGCATGCGGATTGAATGGAAAACTTTACGTATGGTGCGGAAGGTCAAGCCTTACAATTGGAAACTCTAGATTTGTGGATGTGTACAACCCCGAGAACCGCAACTGGTGTGAGATGAAGAATGGTGGTTGCGTCATGGTCACCACCCATGCCGTGGTGGAGAAGAAGCTTTTCTGCATGGAGTGGAAGAACCCACGGAAGTTGGCAATATTTGACCCGAATGATGGTTCCTGGAAAAGGGTTTGGGTTCCACTGACAGGGAGCACAAGTGTAGGGTTTCGGTTTGGAATATTGGATGGGAAACTTCTACTGTTCACGGTTGAGGGCGCCCATGATTATCAAACCCTTTCGTATGATCCAAATGCAAGGCCTGGTTCGGAATGGCAAACTTCAAATATAAAGCCTTCGGGTTTGTGCCTATGCAGTGTCACAATCAAAGTTTGA